In Acanthopagrus latus isolate v.2019 chromosome 16, fAcaLat1.1, whole genome shotgun sequence, one DNA window encodes the following:
- the ak7b gene encoding adenylate kinase 7 — protein sequence MAEPRMERGGHTPKRVFINNTDSYASQHIAKFLSECELRPPAGPEGQTKTEDEEDREVPHQNQRAEGAFQLVGTASDPPEEDRVSVLEQYRNLSRDELLSRLMDCDVVIYNVTQHVDQVEEASWAVSALHDNISHFSGPKMFILISTVMTWACSKSVDPEDPDLPFTDEMFRRRRAHPNFKQHIELEKRVVKMGKTNKNFLTYVVASGLQYGMGEQILHYFFKTSWLGQEQEIPVFGDGNNIVPMIHINDLASVIQNVIELQPKPRYLLAVDDSNSTMEDIVKTIASALGPGEIQKKPFEEAFLVQDWSAMEIDSLLVNLRMEGVHLKTPFPVNWSCESGLVENMALVVEEYRQTRGLLPLRLCVLGPPAVGKSTVCKQICEHYGLHHITLIDTIAETIAQLEKTAQNADPDADNDDSAAEAQEQLSSLKASMERNGGILDEQQLVKVLKDKLMSNPCRNQGFVLDSFPKTYEQAKELFYVEEHDSEDGTTLTYSKRITPEFVLCLDASDAFLKDRVMNLPERQVQEHNYDQEHFLRRLATYRESNMEDNTVINYFEELDISPLYLEITSSSEPDCLLLIQKIFHTVGQPRNYGPNIQEMEREQRRRAEVRMKREAMQQAEEESREAEEARRRAARWEEWTKGLEEARQQEEELLEVQTVPMRNYLMEHVMPTLTQGLIECCTARPQDPVDFLAEFLLKNNPFNY from the exons ATGGCGGAGCCGAGGATGGAGAGAGGTGGACACACACCTAAAAGAGTTTTCATCAACAACACGGACTCATACGCTTCCCAGCACATCGCCAAG tttctgtctgaatgtgagCTCAGACCACCTGCTGGTCCAGAGGGACAGACGAAgactgaggatgaggaggacagagaggttCCACACCAGAACCAGAGAGCAGAAGGAGCCTTTCAGCTGGTCGGAACCGCCTCGGACCCACCTGAGGAGGACAGAGTGTCTGTGCTGGAGCAGTACAGG AACCTGAGCAGGGATGAGCTGCTGTCGAGACTGATGGACTGTGACGTTGTGATCTACAACGTGACCCAGCATGTGGATCAGGTAGAAGAGGCCTCCTGGGCGGTTTCAG CCCTCCATGATAATATAAGCCATTTTTCTGGACCGAAGATGTTCATCCTCATCTCCACTGTGATGACCTGGGCCTGCAGCAAGTCAGTCGACCCT GAGGATCCGGATCTTCCTTTCACTGATGAGATGTTCAGGAGAAGACGAGCACATCCCAACTTCAAGCAGCACATCGAGCTGGAGAAGAGGGTGGTCAAAATGGGCAAAACT AACAAGAACTTCCTGACGTACGTGGTCGCGTCTGGACTTCAGTACGGGATGGGAGAGCAGATCCTGCACTACTTTTTCAAG ACGTCGTGGCTGGGACAAGAACAAGAAATACCTGTCTTTGGAGACGGCAACAACATTGTTCCCATGATTCACATCAATGACCTGGCAag TGTGATTCAGAACGTGATCGAACTCCAGCCCAAGCCTCGTTACCTGCTGGCTGTGGACGATTCCAACAGTACCATGGAGGACATTGTGAAG ACCATTGCCTCGGCGCTCGGACCAGGGGAGATCCAGAAGAAGCCATTTGAGGAAGCCTTCCTCGTGCAGGACTGGAGT GCGATGGAGATTGATTCCCTGCTGGTCAACCTTCGTATGGAGGGCGTCCATCTCAAGACTCCGTTCCCTGTGAACTGGTCCTGTGAGTCTGGGCTGGTGGAGAACATGGcgctggtggtggaggagtaCCGGCAGACCAGGGGCCTGCTG CCCCTCCGTCTGTGTGTCCTGGGCCCTCCTGCAGTGGGGAAGAGCACAGTGTGCAAACAGATCTGCGAACACTACGGACTCCATCACATCACACTGATAGACACCATCGCTGAAACCATCGCTCAGCTG GAAAAAACTGCGCAGAATGCCGATCCAGATGCAGACAACGACGACTCTGCAGCAGAGGCCcaggagcagctcagcagcctgAAGGCCAGTATGGAGAGGAATGGAG GTATCTTGGACGAGCAGCAGCTGGTGAAGGTGTTGAAGGATAAGCTGATGTCTAACCCGTGCAGGAACCAGGGTTTCGTCCTGGACAGCTTTCCCAAAACATATGAACAAGCTAAAGAGCTGTTCTATG TGGAGGAACATGATTCAGAAGATGGAACGACCCTGACATACAGCAAGAGAATTACTCCAG AGTTCGTGCTGTGCCTGGACGCGTCAGATGCCTTCCTGAAGGATCGGGTGATGAACCTGCCTGAGAGGCAGGTCCAGGAACACAACTACGATCAGGAGCACTTCCTGCGACGGCTGGCCACATACAGAGAGAGCAACATGGAAGATAACACTGTCATCAACTACTTTGAGGAGCTGGACATCAGCCCTCTTTACCTGG AGATCACCAGCAGCAGTGAACCTGACTGCCTGCTGCTGATACAGAAGATCTTCCACACGGTGGGCCAGCCCAGGAACTACGGACCCAACATccaggagatggagagagagcagaggaggagggctgaggtgaggatgaagagagaggccatgcagcaggctgaggaggagagcagggaagCAGAGGAGGCCAGGCGAAGGGCTGCACGCTGGGAGGAGTGG accAAGGGCTTGGAGGAGgcgaggcagcaggaggaggagctgttgGAGGTCCAGACAGTCCCGATGAGGAACTACCTGATGGAGCATGTCATGCCCACACTGACCCAGGGTCTGATCGAATGCTGCACAGCCAGACCACAGGACCCCGTGGACTTCCTG GCGGAGTTCTTGTTAAAGAACAACCCCTTCAACTactga